The following proteins are encoded in a genomic region of Rubrobacter xylanophilus DSM 9941:
- a CDS encoding UDP-glucuronic acid decarboxylase family protein, which produces MPEGRRRALVTGGAGFIGSHLCDRLVSEGYAVVCMDNLRTGSLRNIAHLRSEPRFEYVDHDVTSYIRVPGRLDEVYHFASPASPKDFERIPIPILKVGALGTHNALGLSLAKGARFMLASTSEVYGDPLVHPQPEDYWGNVNPIGVRGVYDEAKRYAEAITMAYHRHHGLDTRIVRIFNTYGPRMRPDDGRMIPNFISQALSGRPLTVYGDGSQTRSVQYIDDLVEGIFRLMRSEERRPVNIGNPVEYTVREVAELVLRLSGSRAGISFRPLPKDDPKQRCPDITRAREVLGWEPRVPAEEGLRRTLEWFSGHVHRAGEKTG; this is translated from the coding sequence GTGCCTGAGGGCAGGAGGAGGGCGCTGGTCACCGGCGGGGCGGGGTTTATCGGGAGCCACCTCTGCGACCGCCTGGTCTCCGAGGGCTACGCCGTGGTCTGTATGGACAACCTCAGGACCGGCTCCCTGCGCAACATCGCCCACCTGCGCAGCGAGCCGCGCTTCGAGTACGTCGACCACGACGTCACCTCCTACATCCGCGTCCCGGGCAGGCTGGACGAGGTCTACCACTTCGCCTCCCCGGCCAGCCCCAAGGACTTCGAGCGGATCCCCATCCCCATCCTCAAGGTCGGGGCCCTGGGCACCCACAACGCCCTCGGCCTCTCGCTCGCCAAGGGGGCCCGCTTCATGCTGGCCTCCACCTCCGAGGTCTACGGCGACCCCCTCGTCCACCCCCAGCCCGAGGACTACTGGGGCAACGTGAACCCCATCGGGGTGAGGGGCGTCTACGACGAGGCCAAGCGCTACGCCGAGGCCATAACCATGGCCTACCACCGCCACCACGGGCTGGACACCCGCATCGTGCGGATCTTCAACACCTACGGGCCCCGGATGCGCCCCGACGACGGGCGGATGATCCCCAACTTCATCTCCCAGGCGCTCTCCGGCCGGCCCCTCACCGTCTACGGCGACGGTTCGCAGACGCGCAGCGTCCAGTACATCGACGACCTCGTCGAGGGCATCTTCCGCCTGATGCGCAGCGAGGAGCGCCGCCCGGTGAACATCGGCAACCCGGTCGAATACACGGTGCGGGAGGTGGCCGAGCTGGTCCTCCGGCTCTCCGGGAGCCGGGCCGGTATCTCCTTCCGCCCCCTCCCCAAGGACGACCCGAAGCAGCGCTGCCCGGACATAACCCGCGCCCGCGAGGTGCTCGGCTGGGAGCCGCGGGTGCCCGCGGAAGAGGGGCTGAGGAGGACGCTAGAATGGTTCTCCGGGCACGTACACCGAGCAGGGGAGAAGACCGGATGA
- a CDS encoding SDR family oxidoreductase: MRVLVTGGAGFIGSHVAEQLLSRGHEVAVLDNLSTGKRENVPPGARFYEADVRDGCAGVFEDFRPEAVSHQAAQMDVRRSVAEPDFDAEVNVIGTVRLLEACVRGGVRRVVFASTGGAIYGEQEEFPATERHPQYPISPYGVSKLAGERYLHYYNAQYGLPYAALRYSNVYGPRQDPHGEAGVVAIFCGRLAAGERATINGTGEQTRDYVYVGDVARANVLALENELPPGAYNIGTGVETSVNELYERLRRLSGRDDLDPEHGPAKPGEQQRSCVDPSLAGRVMGWRPEVGLDAGLKETLRFFGGL, from the coding sequence ATGAGGGTACTGGTGACCGGCGGCGCAGGGTTTATCGGCTCCCACGTGGCCGAGCAGCTCCTCTCGCGCGGCCACGAGGTGGCCGTGCTGGACAACCTCTCCACCGGCAAACGCGAGAACGTCCCCCCCGGCGCCCGCTTCTACGAGGCGGACGTCCGCGACGGCTGCGCCGGGGTCTTCGAGGACTTCCGCCCCGAGGCCGTCTCCCACCAGGCGGCCCAGATGGACGTGCGCCGCTCGGTCGCCGAGCCGGACTTCGACGCCGAGGTGAACGTGATCGGGACGGTCCGGCTCCTTGAGGCCTGCGTCCGGGGCGGGGTGCGCCGGGTGGTCTTCGCCTCCACCGGCGGGGCGATCTACGGCGAGCAGGAGGAGTTCCCCGCCACCGAGCGGCACCCGCAGTACCCGATCTCGCCCTACGGCGTCTCGAAGCTGGCCGGCGAGCGCTACCTGCACTACTACAACGCCCAGTACGGGCTGCCCTACGCGGCCCTGCGCTACTCGAACGTCTACGGTCCCCGGCAGGACCCCCACGGGGAGGCGGGGGTGGTGGCGATCTTCTGCGGCCGCCTGGCCGCCGGGGAGCGGGCCACCATAAACGGCACCGGGGAGCAGACCCGCGACTACGTCTACGTGGGCGACGTGGCCCGGGCGAACGTGCTCGCCCTGGAGAACGAGCTCCCCCCCGGCGCCTACAACATCGGCACCGGGGTCGAGACCAGCGTGAACGAGCTCTACGAGCGGCTGCGGCGGCTCTCGGGCCGGGACGACCTGGACCCCGAGCACGGGCCCGCCAAGCCCGGTGAGCAGCAGCGCAGCTGCGTGGACCCCTCCCTGGCCGGGCGGGTGATGGGCTGGCGCCCGGAGGTGGGCCTGGACGCCGGCCTCAAGGAGACCCTGCGCTTCTTCGGGGGCCTGTAG
- a CDS encoding ABC transporter permease — translation MSALSKTVTEPIGTILERRWLVWYLIQRQLSQSYQGSFLGVFWIFLGPLLMIILYTLVFSEIVGLRFRQTDSVANFGLYLYCGLIPFQSYSDTINKAVSSIRQNSTLVRRVVFPLEVLPLSRAAASVINQLFGFAALLLLVLLLEHELQWTTLLVPLIMVPQLLFNLGLGYLGAVAGTYLPDIQETLRAVVRATFFVTPIIWPPELAEGSGFEFIVDYNPVAFLVEAYRNLLLDGRLPDGGPLLLFTGFSAALAVAGLAVFAKAKKGFADLL, via the coding sequence GTGAGCGCCCTCAGCAAGACAGTCACCGAGCCCATAGGCACCATCCTCGAGCGCCGCTGGCTGGTGTGGTACCTGATCCAGCGCCAGCTCTCGCAGAGCTACCAGGGCTCTTTCCTGGGGGTGTTCTGGATCTTTCTCGGCCCCCTGCTCATGATCATCCTCTACACCCTGGTCTTCTCGGAGATCGTGGGGCTCAGGTTCCGCCAGACCGACAGCGTCGCCAACTTCGGGCTCTACCTGTACTGCGGCCTGATCCCGTTCCAGTCCTACTCGGACACCATCAACAAGGCGGTCTCGAGCATCCGCCAGAACTCCACCCTGGTGCGCCGGGTGGTCTTCCCGCTGGAGGTGCTGCCCCTCAGCCGGGCCGCCGCCTCGGTGATAAACCAGCTCTTCGGGTTCGCCGCCCTGCTGCTGCTGGTGCTGCTGCTGGAGCACGAGCTGCAGTGGACGACGCTGCTGGTGCCCCTGATCATGGTGCCCCAGCTGCTCTTCAACCTGGGGCTTGGGTACCTGGGGGCCGTGGCGGGGACCTACCTGCCGGACATCCAGGAGACCCTGCGCGCCGTGGTGCGGGCCACGTTCTTCGTGACCCCGATCATCTGGCCGCCGGAGCTGGCCGAGGGGTCGGGCTTCGAGTTCATCGTGGACTACAACCCGGTGGCCTTTCTGGTGGAGGCCTACCGGAACCTCCTGCTCGACGGGCGCCTGCCGGACGGGGGGCCGCTGCTGCTGTTCACCGGCTTCTCCGCGGCGCTCGCCGTGGCGGGGCTCGCCGTCTTCGCGAAGGCCAAGAAGGGGTTCGCCGATCTGCTGTGA
- a CDS encoding glycosyltransferase family 2 protein — protein sequence MRFSAVIVNYASWPLTLRCVRSLREAGHEDLEIVVVDNGGGEPPGRLPPGVRLLRNPRNEGFARACNRGIAASRGEVVLLINPDARVLPGFFEQAADLFAADPRLGIAGPRITGEDGRLQLSARREISLASGLVGRTSLLTRLLPESRLVRGEFPAAADPSRPAEVDWVSGACMLVRRRALQDVGPLDERFFMYFEDADLCRRARQRGWRVRYEPALGAVHGAGGSSHDRPRAVWLLHKSAFLYHRKHGPRGPLGLWDLLVLAGLAARALAKLAAGRARRGG from the coding sequence GTGCGCTTCTCGGCCGTCATCGTCAACTACGCCTCCTGGCCGCTCACCCTGCGCTGCGTGCGGTCGCTGCGGGAGGCGGGCCACGAAGACCTCGAGATAGTCGTGGTAGACAACGGCGGCGGGGAGCCGCCCGGGCGGCTCCCGCCCGGGGTGCGCCTCCTCCGCAACCCCCGCAACGAGGGCTTCGCCCGGGCCTGCAACAGGGGCATCGCCGCCTCCCGCGGGGAGGTCGTCCTCCTGATCAACCCGGACGCCCGCGTGCTGCCGGGCTTCTTCGAGCAGGCCGCGGACCTCTTCGCCGCGGACCCTCGCCTGGGGATAGCTGGCCCCCGGATAACCGGCGAGGACGGCAGGCTCCAGCTCTCCGCCCGGCGCGAGATAAGCCTCGCCTCGGGCCTCGTGGGCCGCACCTCCCTCCTCACCCGCCTCCTCCCCGAGAGCCGGCTGGTCAGGGGGGAGTTCCCCGCCGCCGCCGACCCCTCCCGCCCGGCGGAGGTGGACTGGGTCTCCGGGGCGTGCATGCTCGTCCGCCGGCGCGCCCTGCAGGACGTGGGGCCGCTGGACGAGCGCTTCTTCATGTACTTCGAGGACGCCGACCTCTGCCGCAGGGCCCGGCAGAGGGGCTGGCGCGTCCGCTACGAGCCCGCCCTCGGGGCCGTCCACGGCGCCGGGGGCTCCAGCCACGACCGCCCCCGCGCGGTGTGGCTGCTGCACAAAAGCGCCTTTCTCTACCACAGAAAGCACGGCCCCCGCGGCCCGCTCGGCCTCTGGGACCTGCTCGTGCTGGCGGGGCTCGCGGCGCGGGCGCTGGCGAAGCTGGCCGCGGGGCGGGCCCGGAGGGGGGGCTAG
- a CDS encoding glycosyltransferase family 2 protein, translated as MARITVVVPNWNGARLLEGCLSSLRRQTFRDFETVVVDGGSADGSAELVRSSFPEARLLELGENRGFAAAANAGIRASGSELVALLNNDTEQDPGWLEALARAADAHPEAGMFASRLVDFRDRRYLDGAGDAIRLSGLPYRLGHGELDRGQFDRPAYVFGACGAAALYRRRMLDEVGLFDEDFGSYCEDADLSFRAQLAGYHCLYVPQAVVYHVGSASTGGKRSATATRLGTRNSLLLLAKNLPLPVIPHLLPFFVAGQAARLLTAAATGTLRPHLEGLAEAARMLPAALRKRREVQRSRRITGAGVRRLLRGSSLDASASLARRLRDGALRGG; from the coding sequence GTGGCGCGAATCACCGTGGTGGTCCCGAACTGGAACGGGGCGCGCCTGCTCGAGGGCTGCCTCTCCTCCCTGCGCCGCCAGACCTTCCGGGACTTCGAGACGGTGGTGGTGGACGGCGGCTCGGCGGACGGCTCCGCGGAGCTGGTGCGCTCCTCCTTCCCGGAGGCGCGGCTGCTGGAGCTGGGCGAGAACAGGGGCTTCGCCGCCGCGGCGAACGCCGGGATCCGGGCGTCCGGCTCGGAGCTCGTCGCCCTCCTGAACAACGACACCGAGCAGGACCCCGGCTGGCTCGAGGCCCTGGCGCGCGCCGCCGACGCGCACCCGGAGGCGGGGATGTTCGCGAGCAGGCTGGTGGACTTCCGCGACCGGCGCTACCTGGACGGCGCCGGGGACGCCATACGGCTGAGCGGGCTCCCCTACCGGCTCGGCCACGGTGAGCTGGACCGGGGCCAGTTCGACAGGCCGGCCTACGTCTTCGGGGCCTGCGGGGCCGCGGCCCTCTACCGGCGCCGGATGCTGGACGAGGTCGGGCTCTTCGACGAGGACTTCGGCTCCTACTGCGAGGACGCGGACCTCTCCTTCCGGGCCCAGCTCGCCGGCTACCACTGCCTCTACGTCCCGCAGGCCGTCGTCTACCACGTGGGGAGCGCCTCGACGGGCGGCAAGCGGAGCGCGACCGCAACCCGGCTCGGGACCCGCAACAGCCTGCTGCTGCTGGCGAAGAACCTCCCGCTCCCGGTGATCCCGCACCTGCTGCCGTTCTTTGTCGCGGGGCAGGCGGCGCGGCTGCTCACCGCCGCCGCCACCGGCACGCTGCGCCCGCACCTCGAGGGGCTCGCCGAGGCCGCGCGGATGCTCCCGGCGGCGCTCCGCAAGCGGCGCGAGGTACAGCGCTCCCGCCGCATCACGGGGGCCGGGGTGCGCCGCCTGCTGCGCGGCTCCTCGCTGGACGCCTCGGCGAGCCTCGCGCGCAGGTTGAGGGACGGGGCGCTGCGCGGCGGCTGA
- a CDS encoding N-acetylmuramoyl-L-alanine amidase has product MRAATVAFLALMIAVVSGLAGSGGGAAAREGGSLEGEFRAAAAEHGVPADLLKAMGYVNTRWEMPPPEASDYEKGATEGRGQYGIMALTRNPSKDTLGRAARLTGLSAERLKNDRAANIRGAAAVLADIQGERKPRGINGWYEAVSEYGDGVLYANQVYETLRKGAEAEISSGERVRLRAHPEAETREVYTTMASADYGRATWYGAHPDNYTDSNRERSYDINRIVIHVTQGSWSSAINWFKDGRAQVSAHYTVRSSDGKIGQSVREADIAWHAGNWDYNTHSIGIEHEGYVSQKRWFTDAMYRSSARLAAYLCKKYRIPIDRKHIIGHNQVPGADHTDPGPYWNWDRYMRLVRSYAGSSTYTQVVDNSSPRFSASRAWDLNTWNPQKYGKNYRAAKPRNVNDPARYRIKIPRRGKYAVFAWWPANAGYNQHTRYTIRTVSGWQKRVVNQEKNGGRWVKLGTYTLAAGDRVYVRVHRDVAGRDWVIADAVRVKRVG; this is encoded by the coding sequence TTGCGCGCGGCGACGGTGGCCTTTCTGGCCCTGATGATAGCAGTAGTATCCGGCCTTGCCGGCTCCGGGGGCGGGGCCGCGGCCCGGGAGGGAGGGAGCCTGGAAGGGGAGTTCCGGGCGGCGGCCGCCGAGCACGGGGTGCCGGCAGACCTGCTCAAGGCTATGGGCTACGTGAACACGCGCTGGGAGATGCCCCCGCCGGAGGCGAGCGACTACGAGAAGGGCGCGACCGAGGGCCGGGGGCAGTACGGGATCATGGCGCTCACCCGCAACCCCTCGAAGGATACGCTGGGGCGCGCCGCGAGGCTCACCGGGCTCTCCGCGGAGCGGCTAAAGAACGACCGGGCGGCGAACATCCGCGGGGCGGCGGCGGTGCTCGCGGACATCCAGGGCGAGAGGAAGCCCCGCGGCATAAACGGCTGGTACGAGGCGGTCTCGGAGTACGGTGACGGGGTGCTCTACGCCAACCAGGTCTACGAGACGCTGAGGAAGGGGGCGGAGGCGGAGATCTCGAGCGGCGAGAGGGTGCGGCTCAGGGCGCACCCCGAGGCCGAGACCCGGGAGGTCTACACCACCATGGCCAGCGCGGACTACGGGCGGGCCACCTGGTACGGGGCCCACCCCGACAACTACACCGACTCCAACCGGGAGCGCTCCTACGACATAAACCGGATCGTCATCCACGTCACCCAGGGCTCCTGGTCGAGCGCCATAAACTGGTTCAAGGACGGGAGGGCGCAGGTCTCCGCGCACTACACCGTCCGCTCCTCCGACGGGAAGATCGGCCAGAGCGTACGCGAGGCGGACATCGCCTGGCACGCGGGCAACTGGGACTACAACACCCACAGCATCGGGATCGAGCACGAGGGCTACGTCTCGCAGAAGCGGTGGTTCACCGACGCGATGTACCGCTCCTCGGCGCGGCTCGCGGCCTACCTGTGCAAGAAGTACAGGATCCCGATCGACCGCAAGCACATCATCGGGCACAACCAGGTGCCCGGGGCCGACCACACCGACCCCGGCCCCTACTGGAACTGGGACCGCTACATGCGGCTGGTGCGCAGCTACGCCGGAAGCTCGACCTACACCCAGGTGGTGGACAACTCCTCGCCGCGCTTCAGCGCCTCCAGGGCTTGGGACCTCAACACCTGGAACCCGCAGAAGTACGGGAAGAACTACCGGGCCGCCAAGCCGCGCAACGTCAACGACCCGGCGCGCTACAGGATAAAGATCCCCAGGCGCGGCAAGTACGCCGTCTTCGCCTGGTGGCCGGCCAACGCCGGCTACAACCAGCACACCCGCTACACCATAAGGACGGTCAGCGGGTGGCAGAAGCGGGTCGTAAACCAGGAGAAGAACGGCGGCCGGTGGGTGAAGCTCGGCACCTACACCCTCGCCGCCGGGGACCGGGTGTACGTCCGGGTGCACCGCGACGTCGCCGGCAGGGACTGGGTGATCGCCGACGCGGTCCGCGTGAAGCGGGTGGGCTGA
- a CDS encoding ABC transporter ATP-binding protein, protein MRPAVSLRGVSKRYRIYPRQRHRLLEAATFGLVRRSRDFWALRDIDLDVHPGTSLGILGRNGAGKSTLLEIISGVLQPTSGTVRTEGKVVMLQMGAGMNPEFTGRENVMLNGLILGIDRRKILERFDEIEAFADIGEFMDQPVKTYSSGMRARLGFAVAINVEPDILIVDETLSVGDAVFRHMCLQKMKEMRDRGTTILFVSHGLGQVKSFCNRAILLHEGRLLFDGETAETLDRYQALLSEIEARRERGGRADYAADGENGGAAPAFREDAGLERRPAGFRHGTGEARLAGVEVLDGRGAPAESVDPNSPVTVRVHLEYLRDVEASVLAIALRNHMGLDVFSTDTNLEKRRLGRRRAGERLIVDFAFESMPLRHGTYSVSAGVLDGANRNVHLDWVDVAAAFRVERPENRRAIPGLFHLPARVTLHEPGEPGEGG, encoded by the coding sequence GTGAGGCCCGCCGTCTCCCTAAGGGGCGTCTCGAAGCGCTACAGGATCTACCCGCGCCAGCGGCACCGCCTGCTCGAGGCGGCCACCTTCGGGCTCGTGCGGCGCAGCCGGGACTTCTGGGCCCTCAGGGACATAGACCTGGACGTGCATCCCGGCACCTCGCTCGGCATCCTCGGTCGCAACGGGGCCGGGAAGAGCACCCTGCTGGAGATCATCTCCGGCGTCCTGCAGCCCACCAGCGGCACCGTGCGCACCGAGGGCAAGGTGGTCATGCTCCAGATGGGCGCCGGGATGAACCCGGAGTTCACGGGCCGGGAGAACGTGATGCTGAACGGCCTGATCCTGGGCATAGACCGCCGGAAGATCCTGGAGCGCTTCGACGAGATAGAGGCCTTCGCGGACATCGGGGAGTTCATGGACCAGCCGGTGAAGACCTACTCCAGCGGGATGCGCGCCCGGCTGGGCTTCGCGGTGGCCATAAACGTGGAGCCGGACATCCTGATCGTGGACGAGACCCTCTCCGTGGGCGACGCGGTCTTCCGGCACATGTGCCTGCAGAAGATGAAGGAGATGCGCGACCGGGGCACGACGATCCTCTTCGTCTCCCACGGCCTGGGGCAGGTGAAGAGCTTCTGCAACCGGGCGATCCTGCTGCACGAGGGGCGCCTGCTCTTCGACGGGGAGACGGCGGAGACCCTGGACCGCTACCAGGCGCTGCTCTCGGAGATAGAGGCCCGGCGCGAGAGGGGCGGCAGGGCGGACTACGCCGCGGACGGCGAGAACGGCGGCGCGGCCCCCGCCTTCAGGGAGGACGCGGGCCTGGAGCGCCGCCCGGCCGGCTTCCGGCACGGCACCGGCGAGGCGCGCCTCGCGGGGGTGGAGGTGCTCGACGGGCGCGGCGCCCCGGCCGAGTCGGTGGACCCCAACTCCCCGGTCACGGTCCGGGTGCACCTGGAGTACCTCAGGGACGTGGAGGCCAGCGTGCTCGCCATCGCCCTCCGCAACCACATGGGGCTCGACGTCTTCTCCACCGACACAAACCTCGAGAAGCGCCGGCTGGGGCGCCGCCGGGCCGGGGAGCGGCTCATCGTGGACTTCGCCTTCGAGAGCATGCCCCTGCGGCACGGCACCTACAGCGTGAGCGCGGGCGTCCTCGACGGCGCCAACAGGAACGTCCACCTGGACTGGGTGGACGTGGCGGCGGCCTTCAGGGTGGAGAGGCCGGAGAACCGGCGCGCGATCCCGGGCCTCTTCCACCTCCCCGCCCGGGTGACGCTCCACGAGCCGGGCGAACCCGGGGAGGGAGGCTGA
- a CDS encoding sulfotransferase family protein: MAGFARSLIRRVRHEDEIAALRRRVARLERRLRELEGGEHIAPGDMVWIFGAGRTGSTWLGRMMGGLPGYGFWNEPLIGYMFGHLYYNRGEYLHGSRGFLLGGDRKTWLPPMRRYILDAASAKFPRVARNSWRLVIKEPHGSVGAPLIMEALPESRMVLLIRDPRDVVASRLDARRPGGWARKRRRYDEVGDEDAFVRELARAFLREMLPAKEAYERHGGAKVLVRYEELRADALGTMRRVYEELGLPVDGDALRRVVKEHAWENIPEEEKGPGRIRRKAKPGGWREDLSRDQARAVEKIAASFIEEFYAAAP, translated from the coding sequence GTGGCGGGGTTCGCGAGATCTCTGATCCGCAGGGTCAGGCACGAGGACGAGATCGCGGCGCTCCGGCGGCGGGTCGCGCGGCTGGAGCGCAGGCTCCGGGAGCTCGAGGGTGGGGAACACATCGCGCCCGGCGACATGGTCTGGATCTTCGGGGCGGGCAGGACCGGGAGCACCTGGCTCGGGCGGATGATGGGCGGCCTTCCGGGATACGGCTTCTGGAACGAGCCGCTGATCGGCTACATGTTCGGGCATCTCTACTACAACCGGGGGGAGTATCTGCACGGCTCCCGGGGATTCCTGCTGGGCGGGGACAGGAAGACCTGGCTGCCGCCGATGCGGCGCTACATCCTGGACGCCGCATCCGCGAAGTTCCCCCGGGTGGCCAGGAACTCCTGGCGGCTCGTGATAAAAGAGCCCCACGGCTCCGTGGGAGCCCCCCTCATCATGGAGGCCCTCCCCGAGAGCCGGATGGTGCTCCTGATCCGGGACCCGCGCGACGTGGTCGCCTCCAGGCTCGATGCCCGCAGGCCCGGGGGATGGGCCCGGAAGCGTCGGCGCTACGACGAGGTCGGGGACGAGGACGCCTTCGTGCGCGAGCTGGCCCGGGCCTTCCTGCGCGAGATGCTCCCTGCTAAAGAGGCCTACGAGCGGCACGGAGGGGCCAAGGTGCTCGTCCGCTACGAGGAGCTCAGGGCCGACGCCCTGGGCACCATGCGCCGGGTCTACGAGGAGCTGGGGCTCCCGGTGGACGGGGATGCGCTCCGGAGGGTGGTGAAGGAGCATGCCTGGGAGAACATCCCCGAGGAGGAGAAGGGGCCGGGCAGGATCCGCCGCAAGGCAAAGCCGGGAGGGTGGCGGGAGGATCTCAGCAGGGATCAGGCTCGGGCCGTGGAGAAGATCGCCGCCTCCTTTATAGAAGAGTTCTACGCGGCCGCTCCGTGA
- a CDS encoding UDP-glucose dehydrogenase family protein, with protein MREFDVAVVGSGYVGLVTGACLAYIGHRVTCVDKNERRVADLQRGKMPIYEPGLEEMVARGRSAGQLRFTADLPGCAREAEVVFIAVDTPPGEDGSADLSNVAAVARSIGRALSEAGERERPLIVVNKSTVPVGSGDYVSMLVREGAEEAGNGSVDFRVVSNPEFLREGSAVYDSLFPDRIVLGAESREALDTMRELYEPIIEQSFPAEMDPRPKAAVPFVTTDLASAEMIKYAANAFLATKISFINEIANICELVGADVSSVAYGIGLDGRIGPRFLSAGIGWGGSCFPKDVSALRSIAREYDYEPLLLDAAVCVNERQRKQVISKLQRELHTLKGKRVALLGLTFKPNTDDLREAPSLEIARTLSSLGARVVGYDPVAAKEAARLQPELKAAFDPYEALRGAHAAVVVTEWEEVRSLDPARAASLMEEPRVLVDGRNALDPERCRRGGLLYRGFGRA; from the coding sequence ATGAGAGAGTTTGATGTGGCCGTGGTGGGCAGCGGTTACGTGGGCCTGGTGACCGGGGCCTGCCTGGCCTACATCGGCCACCGCGTGACCTGCGTGGACAAGAACGAGCGCCGGGTGGCGGACCTCCAGCGGGGGAAGATGCCCATCTACGAGCCGGGCTTGGAGGAGATGGTCGCCCGGGGACGCTCCGCGGGGCAGCTGCGGTTCACCGCCGACCTTCCCGGCTGCGCGAGGGAGGCCGAGGTGGTCTTCATAGCCGTGGACACCCCGCCCGGGGAGGACGGCTCGGCAGACCTCTCCAACGTCGCCGCCGTGGCCCGCTCCATCGGCCGGGCGCTCTCGGAGGCCGGGGAGAGGGAGCGGCCGCTCATCGTGGTGAACAAGAGCACGGTGCCGGTGGGCAGCGGAGACTACGTCTCCATGCTCGTTCGCGAGGGGGCCGAGGAGGCCGGGAACGGCTCGGTGGACTTCCGCGTCGTCTCCAACCCCGAGTTCCTGCGGGAGGGGAGCGCGGTCTACGACTCGCTGTTTCCCGACAGGATCGTGCTCGGGGCGGAGTCGCGGGAGGCCCTGGACACCATGCGCGAGCTCTACGAGCCCATCATAGAGCAGAGCTTCCCCGCCGAGATGGACCCCCGGCCCAAGGCCGCGGTCCCCTTCGTCACCACCGACCTGGCGAGCGCCGAGATGATAAAGTACGCCGCCAACGCCTTTCTTGCGACCAAGATCAGCTTTATCAACGAGATCGCCAACATCTGCGAGCTGGTCGGGGCGGACGTCTCCAGCGTGGCCTACGGGATCGGGCTCGACGGCAGGATCGGCCCCCGGTTCCTCAGCGCGGGGATCGGCTGGGGCGGCTCCTGCTTCCCGAAGGACGTCTCGGCCCTGCGCTCCATAGCCCGCGAGTACGACTACGAGCCGCTGCTCCTGGACGCCGCGGTCTGCGTCAACGAGCGCCAGAGAAAGCAGGTGATCTCCAAGCTGCAGCGAGAGCTGCACACCCTCAAGGGCAAGCGGGTCGCCCTCCTGGGCCTGACGTTCAAGCCCAACACCGACGACCTGCGGGAGGCCCCCAGCCTGGAGATCGCCCGCACCCTCTCCTCCCTCGGGGCGCGGGTGGTGGGCTACGACCCGGTGGCGGCCAAGGAGGCCGCCCGGCTCCAGCCGGAGCTCAAGGCGGCCTTCGACCCGTACGAGGCGCTCCGCGGGGCCCACGCGGCGGTGGTCGTCACCGAGTGGGAGGAGGTGCGCTCGCTCGACCCCGCGCGGGCCGCCTCCCTCATGGAGGAGCCCCGGGTGCTGGTGGACGGGCGCAACGCCCTCGACCCGGAGCGCTGCCGGCGGGGCGGGCTGCTCTACAGGGGCTTCGGGCGTGCCTGA
- the rfbC gene encoding dTDP-4-dehydrorhamnose 3,5-epimerase, whose amino-acid sequence MRVLRTELPGVLVVEPQVFGDERGFFMESFNGRRYREAGLPERFVQDNLSLSRRGVLRGLHFQHPRGQGKLVSVLRGEVFDVAVDVRRGSPTFGRWVGLSLSEENRRQLYIPPGFAHGFVVLSEAALFFYKCTEYYAPECERTVLWSDPEIGIGWPVEEPVLSEKDRKAPALREMPPGHLPAC is encoded by the coding sequence GTGAGGGTGCTGCGGACGGAGCTGCCCGGGGTGCTGGTCGTGGAGCCGCAGGTCTTCGGTGACGAGCGGGGCTTTTTCATGGAGAGCTTCAACGGGCGCCGCTACCGGGAGGCGGGCCTCCCGGAGCGCTTTGTCCAGGACAACCTCTCCCTCTCGCGGCGGGGGGTGCTGCGGGGGCTGCACTTCCAGCACCCGCGGGGCCAGGGCAAGCTGGTCTCGGTGCTGCGGGGCGAGGTGTTCGACGTGGCGGTGGACGTGCGGCGGGGCTCGCCCACCTTCGGTCGGTGGGTCGGGCTCTCCCTCTCCGAGGAGAACCGGCGCCAGCTGTACATCCCCCCCGGCTTCGCCCACGGCTTCGTGGTGCTGAGCGAGGCGGCGCTCTTCTTCTACAAGTGCACCGAGTACTACGCCCCGGAGTGCGAGCGCACGGTGCTCTGGAGCGACCCGGAGATCGGGATAGGCTGGCCCGTGGAGGAGCCCGTGCTCTCGGAGAAGGACCGAAAGGCCCCGGCGCTGCGGGAGATGCCGCCCGGGCACCTCCCCGCCTGCTAG